The nucleotide window CAACTTTTTATAGGAACTTACAAAATAGGTCAAGCGGAGCCCCTTTGGGGCAGTCTCGAAGTCGGACGCCAAAATGGAGCCATCTACCGGGATTGAACCGGTGACCTGCGGTTTACGATACCGCCGCTCTACCAACTGAGCTAAGATGGCCTGAAGCCAGCGTAGTATGGATAGAGGGCTTTTTCTAGTCAATAGTGCCGGCCCATCAGGATCTCCCGCTGCGCTTGACAAAATTATATATATTTCATAAAATGAGCTACCGTAATAACATATGGCAATGTTGGGCGATCTATTTGAAGGCGGAGGAGAGGGATTATCAATACCAGAGCACAAACCTGGTACTGAGTTTAGAGTAGAGCCTGACCCAGCGCCATTCGCTGATAAAAAAGGAGAGATTCATGAGCTTATCGCAGAGGCCACCACTCCACGTGAAAATGCAACCCCGCTTTCCCCAGAGCTTGAAGCGTTTATGAGTACGATTTTGCAAAGATTCGATCAAAATAAGCACAACTTAGCATGCCACACAAAAGAAAATAGAGAAAAGCTCGAACTCAGATTGAGGGCAAAGCCAGCTAAATTGGCCGCATTGAAGATGATGGAAGAGTGGGGTGGAAAGCCAGACTTTACGGGCATTAATGATAAAGGGGAATACCGGCTTGATGATTTAAGCGAAGAGTCCACAATGGAGCGGGGATTAACAGAAACAGGAGCCATTGTTTCATTTGATGCGTCAGAAGAGGAACTTACAAACAGAGGTAAGGCCTTAACATATCCAGAAGTCCTCACAAAGATAGCGGCAATCGGAGGGGGTCTTGAACTGATGAGTACAGACCGGTATTTAGCTCTCAAAGAATTAGGGGTTAAGATGGATTTAAAAAATTACACCTGGCTACTTCCCAGTGGAGACAGAAAAGCTGAAAAAGCTGCTTATGGACAGAAGGGCATGGTGTATCATCCGGGCGCAAGTGTAAACATAAACGTAATGTGTGCTTCCCGTATCGGGTTCCGTTGCTCCTTAGGAGTTTAGAAGCTAACTCAAAAAGTCCACAAAAAAGCCCTCCGTAAGGAGGGCCTTATTGATTGATGGCAGCTAGCCTATTTAAAATTCGTCGTCATTCAAAGGGTCTGTGCCGTTTCGGATTTCTTCAGGATCCGCCACCCCATCCCCGTCACTGTCCCAAAGAGTAGGATCCGTGCCGTAAATTTGTACTTCCAGGTTGTCTTCCAGCCCATCTCCATCACTGTCCATAAGGTCAGGTCGAGTGTGATGGGTGTTCACTTCATCTCCATCACGAAGGCTGTCCCCATCGGTATCCACTACAGCAGGGTTGCTTTGATGAGTCATCACTTCAGCATAATCAATGAGTCCGTCACTATCGGTATCCATCACTCCTGGATTGGACGTATATCTATAGCCATTCACTGTTACGCCTTGTATTTCTTGGTTGTCCGTGAGGCCATCTCTATCGGTATCTGGATTAACGGTAGCGGTTCCCGTAGTAGAACTATTGTTTATGGAGGGATTGCTACGGCTACTAGGACCAAAGCGGCCCATAAAATCCTCGGCATCACCGCCCGAAAGCAGGTAATAAGCAGGTCCACCTAGGCCAACGGTAAGGACAAGGGCCAGGACGAGCAAGAGCTTTTTGTTTTTCATATTTTTGTGTTAAAAATTAAAAAGCATCATGCAATTATATCACTTTTATATAATAAGTCAAATTCCAGCGATGAGGTTTTGTTGAGATTTTAGAGCGATACGCTATAATCCCCCTGCTTTTGGATGGTTTTAGCCATCGACAAAACAATTCGGGCAGGTTCCAGAGTGGCCAAATGGGGCGGACTGTAAATCCGCTGGCTCTGCCTTCGGGGGTTCGAATCCCTCCCTGCCCACCACCACAAAGTTTTTGAACAGGTTTGGGTTGAAGAAACGATCCAGACCGCACGGTAACCTGTAGACTGAAGAAATGTTTTCAGGTATAATCAAGGGATGCAAGCACCTCAAAATCCTCAAGTCGAAAGTATAGAAGAGAGCTCGAAACGCTTTGTAGTGATTGGTGGCGAAAATTTTGCAGTAGAAGACATTCTAGATGCTGTTCATGGTAGACAATTCTTGGCTAGCCTCCACCCTGCTGATCTTGCAGAAATCCAAAATGCGATTGTCGATCCGTTCAGGATGAAAATCCATCAAATTGACCACGATTCAATTCGTATCACTCGGGAAGACAAAACAAGAAAAATCCAAGGACTTGTAGCGCAGTGTACGGATGGCCTCAGAGATAACCTACCCAATCGAGCGACTATTTTAGCTGCACTTGATCGACCCAACGCCTTACCTTTTAGTAACATGACGGAATTTTTGGCTCGATTCGCTGAGCTCTCAGAAGATGGTGCAGCTTATGTAAGAGATGCAGCACGAGAAGTCGCTGACTTAAGCGAGGGTGTTTTGAACTCAAGTGCTTCGCTCTATGATCCACGCTTTGTTGATCCAACAGTTCAAGCTATTCTTGGAGACGGAATGAGTGGTGGAGAGTGGGCCGAAGTGAATACCGTTATTCTAGAAAGAGCCCTGCTGGGTCAAACATTCACTCACGATGACTTCCTACAACTGTGGATTGCAGATGGTTCGCGTTCAAGCGAAGTCATAAGGTCAAACTATGGAACCAGATCAAATCGTTACGATGCATTTTTGGGTAATATGATGCTCGTAGGGGGTGCCTCGACTTTATCCATTTTCCCACTTGCTCTCTCAGGAAATCCTTATCTCGTCTTGATACCCTTCCTTGCAACTAGTGTGTGCGTCGGCAGCCTATTTGCAAATGCAGCCATGCAAAGACTGCCCAACTCATGGGTCACTAGAGCGGCGTTGACAGCAAATCGGATCACAAGTATTGCCAGCACCATTCCTGGATTTGGTCGAATGACAAGTACCGATTTAGAAAAGCGTGCTCGTCCTCACATTAAAAAATACGAAGAACTGTTTAGTTTGTGCCAACAGAGGATAGAAGAGATGCAAAGGACTGGATTTGGTCGATTTGGCTTATTCATTGTTCGTGAAATCATAGGTCAAGAAAGTGGTGCATTGGCAGAAGACACAGAGAACTTAGACATCTTCAAGCAGTGGCACCAATATTTGCATAGAAATGCTGATATACGGCGAGCGTTCGACGAATTTTCCAAGCGGAGGGCACATGGAGATTTTGATAAGGGAAGCTCAGTTAGCGCACTATTAAAAGACTTTGGGCTATATTTGGAAGCTCCATCTAGACTTGAACAAGAATTGGGCGGCAGAATTGAGGGAAGAGTAAATGCGAGGCAATCAAACTAGTGTAACCCCCTGCAACTACTAAGGCGACACACCCTGGTCTTTTTTTGACTTAGCCACTAAGCTAAAAACCATGATCGATCCGCACGAAAAAGAATGGATTGAGCGCGCAAAAACGGGTGAAGCCGAGGCTATTTCTCAACTCTATCAAGCTCACAAAGAAAAAGTATACAAATTCATCTATTTTCGCGTGGGTTCTCAAGCCGATGCAGAGGACCTTTTTCAGGACATCATGCTCGCTGCCTTCGACAGCCTGCCTCGTTTTCGAGGGGAAGTTCCTTTCTTGCACTGGTGCTATCAAGTGGCACGAAACAAAGTCGCCTACTTTTGGAGGCTCAAAAGTCAAAACAGAACTTTTGAACTGGATGAAGAACAAATTGGATTTGAAGAAGAGTGGGTGAATGCCAAAGATCCTGAAGAAGAAGCCACGGAAGACGCCATTCTCTTCGAAGAAATCGAAAAAGTGCGCGAAAAAATAAGCAAAGTCATGGATCAACTCCCTGAAAACTACGCACAGGTTCTCCGCTTCCGCTTCTTTGAGGGCCTCACTCTCACCCAAGTGGCAGAAAAAATGGAAATCACCCTCAACTACGTCAAAGTTCTCCAAAATCGAGCCTTAAAAAAAGCCGCTCAACTCTACGCTCTCACTTCCTAATGCAACCCATGAACGAATTCAAAAATGAACCCGAAAAACTGACGCTTCAAGAGGAGCAATTCTCTGAAGCTTTGGAAGCCTTGCTCAGCAACAAGCCCCTGCCCAAGCAGCCGCTCACGCCGGAGCTCGCTATGGCGCTGCGCCTCCAAACCGCTCATCAAAAGCCTGTCTTACGTAAAGACTGGGATCGTATCACCGAAAAAGTGCTGCTCAAGGAATTTGCAAGCTCTCAAAAGGCCAAGTTCTGGCAACTCTTCTGGAAGCCTATAGCCGCTGGAGTGCTGCTCGGCGGACTTCTTTTAGCAGTGCTCAGCCCTATTTTCATCCCCGATTCCAACCCACCTCAAACTTTGGCAGAAGTCCAAGATTTTGAATCTCTCAGCGAAGCAGAGTCTCTGCTAGGGGCCTTACCCGCCGACGCCATCACGGAGGAAGGAATTTTGGTGGCCGAGCTTCGAGAAGACTTACATGCGATCAATCTCTTGCGCCAAAACGTCGACCTCACACTGGATGAGGAAGCCGAAACGGGCAGTTTCCCGCACGCCGAACTGCGCGACAACGCTCTCGAAGTGATTGAAGAAGAAAGAAAACTGGTCGCGATGATAGACGTGCCCGTAGACATCGACACCTTTGCCGGAAAAGTGGCGGAGTGGCCCACGGTGAACGAAGGAGTGGATTTTGAAACCCATGCAAAGGCCGTAAACGGCTATATCAACCATACTCAAATTTGGGAAGAAGCCACCTTAGAGTGGGCAAAGAAATTGGAAGCCAACCTGAATTAAAACACAAAATGGCAAAAGTGTAACCCCCTGCAACATCTTAGGTGCAACTAACCTAAGATGCTATGCAAAGCCCCAATCAAAGCCTTTCTCGTCGTGAAGCCCTCGTCGGACTGCTCGCTACCTTCGCGATGGCCAGTGCTCCCAAATCAGCCGCTGCTGCCATTTCAAAACAAATCGACGAAACGCGAGAACAGCTCACGCTCCCTACTTTTATTAAGTACGAAAATCCTGCATTTGGGCGGGCCGAGCACGAGGCCTTCCATAAGGAATTGGAAGCACGCTACGGCTTTGCCAAAGATCCCCATCTCACCCGCTGGACTTCCAACCCCGAGCAGGTTTATGTGAACAAAAACGCAGGGGAAAGCATCCACATCGTCGGAGTCAACCTTAAGGAAAACTATGCCGAGATGGTTTGGGTCTTGGCACCCGCTTACATCAACGCCGAAGGCCAAAGAGTCCTTGCTCACGTGCCTTTTGAACACATTCACAGCAACCAAGAAGAGCAATTTGAAAAACTCTGTGGAGAGGTCAACGCTCAAGTGAACGGCGTCATTCTTCAAGCAGAGAAGACAGATTTCTTCAGCGCCTTGCCCGAAGACGACCACATCGCCTGGAACTCAGGGGCCACCCCTTTGGCCATGCGAGTGCGTTACTACCCAGCCTTTGGTCGAGATGGAGAACGGGCCTTGATGACCTATTGGGGGCTCGTGAATGAGCCAGAACGCACCACCGATACCGGCGCCCCTAAAAACTTCGCTCTACTCGGTGCTTTAAACGCCCACCTTGGCCCTCAAGCCCTCGCAACAGGCATGCCAGCCTTTCTACCTAAAGTGGCCCATCCTTTCTTAGTGAACCCTTTGAATCGAAAAGAAGTATGCGATTTATACAGAGAACTGACCGGCGAAGAGCATCCTGAAGCAATTGAAGCACGTGAACCTTGAAATCGCAGTTTCAATTCAGGAGTTAGGAAAGCCGTTCGTTTTATTTTGCAAAACTTGATCTGTGGATTCCTCCCCGGGGAGGAATTTTAACCCGTAAAAAACAGGAGATTGGCTTATTGAAGCCATAGAGTAAATTTCAAGATTCACAGCCAAAGCCGCTACGTAGTTTCACGAATTTCAAGTACAGCTCAGGGGAAAAGGAAGAGGGAGTAGAGTAGAGATACTTTACTTCTTCACCCCAACTCCCTCATGGAACAATATAACATGACGAAAGGCATTCGTGGACTGAGAAGATTACTTCGGCAGTTTAACGAAGCTACTTTAAAGCCCTGGCAGAGAGACGTACTTAGAGAAAGAATCCTTATTTTGGATTGGTACGACCATAATGGAAAGAATAAAGCCAAGACTGCCAGGGCTTTTGAAACTTCTAGAAGCCACGTACAAAAGCTGGTGAAGGCCAGAAAGGAAGAAGGACTGGGTGGTCTTATTCCGAAAATAACAGGACCCAATAACAAACGTGGATTTAATCTCACCAGTGAAGAGAAACAAGAGATTGAACGCTATGCAAGGATGTTTCCAGATTGGAGCCACAAGAAGCTTCACATGTTTCTTCACCAGCACAGCATTTCCACCTTGTACCGCTATTTGGCAGCAAAAGGATTACTGGTTCGTAATCGCTGCCCCGGGTTTCACAAGAAACCAAAACCTAGGTCTGCTTGGAAAGTCCAAAGAAAGAAACTCCCCAAGGACTACCAAATCTTAAAACCTGGAGACTTGGTAGTCCTAGATTCCATCGTTGAGTTTGTGGACAGCGCCTTCAACAAACTGTACTTCATTACCTGTGTGGATGTGGCCACCAGGATAGGTTTTGCACTCGTAACCAAGCACCACAGTTCCAAGGCGGCCAAAGCTTTGCTGGAAAAGATGGAAGAAGTGCTCCAGACCAAGATTAAAGCTGTTTTAACAGACAACGGCAGTGAGTTCCTGGCGTACTTCCATAAAGCCTGCCAGCAGCAAGGGATTGAGCACTTCTTCACTCGCCCCAGAACACCAAAAGATAATGCGATTTGTGAGCGATTCAACCTTACTTTGCAACAACACCTCTA belongs to Candidatus Peregrinibacteria bacterium and includes:
- a CDS encoding DUF4256 domain-containing protein, which gives rise to MLGDLFEGGGEGLSIPEHKPGTEFRVEPDPAPFADKKGEIHELIAEATTPRENATPLSPELEAFMSTILQRFDQNKHNLACHTKENREKLELRLRAKPAKLAALKMMEEWGGKPDFTGINDKGEYRLDDLSEESTMERGLTETGAIVSFDASEEELTNRGKALTYPEVLTKIAAIGGGLELMSTDRYLALKELGVKMDLKNYTWLLPSGDRKAEKAAYGQKGMVYHPGASVNINVMCASRIGFRCSLGV
- a CDS encoding sigma-70 family RNA polymerase sigma factor, giving the protein MIDPHEKEWIERAKTGEAEAISQLYQAHKEKVYKFIYFRVGSQADAEDLFQDIMLAAFDSLPRFRGEVPFLHWCYQVARNKVAYFWRLKSQNRTFELDEEQIGFEEEWVNAKDPEEEATEDAILFEEIEKVREKISKVMDQLPENYAQVLRFRFFEGLTLTQVAEKMEITLNYVKVLQNRALKKAAQLYALTS
- a CDS encoding transposase, whose product is MEQYNMTKGIRGLRRLLRQFNEATLKPWQRDVLRERILILDWYDHNGKNKAKTARAFETSRSHVQKLVKARKEEGLGGLIPKITGPNNKRGFNLTSEEKQEIERYARMFPDWSHKKLHMFLHQHSISTLYRYLAAKGLLVRNRCPGFHKKPKPRSAWKVQRKKLPKDYQILKPGDLVVLDSIVEFVDSAFNKLYFITCVDVATRIGFALVTKHHSSKAAKALLEKMEEVLQTKIKAVLTDNGSEFLAYFHKACQQQGIEHFFTRPRTPKDNAICERFNLTLQQHLYWRVDLTSPIYKINEVLADWLVEYNCLRPHESLNMRPPVAHYFHLFYSPRPIPEVYLKLWNRTAALHKTKIWLY